The following are from one region of the Vicugna pacos chromosome 9, VicPac4, whole genome shotgun sequence genome:
- the ZNF175 gene encoding zinc finger protein 175, producing the protein MPADTNLPQRPQVLGPEERDGSCEGSVSFEDVTMDFSREEWQQLDPAQRRLYQDVMLEIYSHLFSVGYHIPSPEITVRMGKGKEPRMGEADLPQHRCPGELGLESPQQESSEKASLHTDVASKVTRDGAQWFVLEELWEGADQTKGYQESQNKPSHQRAFLNKEKLNTERDCDYKDPRKVILVRLHLDASRRRPHKRCSLAKSLNPHLEIDCQNQSNTTEHFDEAVGSGQLLIHSSSEAGCERTHTGEDFCEGNPGARVFNHKQLLTLHQIHAREKPDRCTECGRDFTQKSHLLEQPRFHSVENFQECSQCGKAFPLQPKLGVYVTGHTGNIPYICKECGKVFVQRAELITHQKIHTRKKSHKCHECGKAFFQILSLFRHQRTHTREKLYECSECGKGFSQNSTLSIHQRIHTGERQYVCGECGKAFTQKSTLSLHQRIHSGEKSYVCIECGQAFIQRAHLIVHQRSHTGEKPYQCHNCGKSFISKSQLDIHHRIHTGEKPYECSDCGKTFTQKSHLNIHHKIHTGERHHVCHECGKAFNQKSILSMHQRIHTGEKPYKCSDCGKAFTSKSQFKEHQRIHTGEKPYICPACGKAFNGRSNFHKHQLTHTRERTFSCYKCGNTFIQKSELTAHQRTHVGEKPYECCDCGKTFSKKPQLKVHQRIHTGERPYVCSKCGNTFNNRSNFNKHQTTHTRGKPHKSSYSVTSFTQKSIPSMHQHIHK; encoded by the exons ATGCCTGCTGATACGAATTTGCCCCAGAGACCCCAGGTCTTGGGTCCAGAGGAGAGGGATGGATCGTGTGAG GGATCAGTGTCATTTGAGGACGTGACCATGGACTTCAGCAGGGAGGAGTGGCAGCAACTGGACCCTGCCCAGAGACGCCTGTACCAGGACGTGATGCTGGAGATCTACAGCCACCTCTTCTCAGTGG GGTATCACATTCCCAGCCCAGAAATCACTGTCAggatgggaaaaggaaaggagccACGGATGGGGGAGGCCGACCTCCCACAGCACAGGTGTCCAG GGGAGTTGGGGCTTGAAAGCCCACAACAGGAAAGTTCTGAAAAAGCTTCACTTCACACTGATGTAGCCAGTAAGGTCACAAGAGATGGTGCACAGTGGTTCGTTTTGGAAGAACTGTGGGAAGGGGCTGACCAAACAAAGGGGTATCAGGAAAGTCAAAATAAACCTTCCCACCAGAGGGCTTTCCTCAACAAGGAAAAACTGAATACAGAGAGGGATTGTGACTATAAGGACCCCAGAAAAGTCATCCTTGTGAGGCTCCACCTTGACGCTTCACGAAGAAGACCTCACAAACGTTGCTCACTTGCAAAAAGCTTGAACCCTCACCTAGAAATAGATTGTCAGAATCAAAGCAATACCACAGAACACTTTGATGAGGCTGTTGGATCTGGTCAGCTACTCATCCATAGCTCTTCCGAGGCTGGCTGTGAGAGAACTCACACAGGAGAGGACTTCTGCGAAGGTAATCCAGGTGCAAGAGTCTTCAACCATAAACAGTTGCTCACACTACATCAAATTCATGCTCGGGAGAAACCAGACAGATGTACTGAATGTGGGAGGGACTTCACCCAGAAGTCACACCTCCTTGAGCAACCAAGATTCCACAGTGTAGAAAACTTCCAGGAATGCAGTCAGTGTGGAAAAGCCTTCCCTCTACAACCAAAACTTGGTGTATATGTGACAGGTCATACAGGTAACataccatatatatgtaaggaatgtGGAAAAGTCTTCGTTCAGAGGGCAGAACTGATTACACACCAGAAAATTCACACCAGAAAGAAGTCCCATAAATGCCACGAGTGTGGAAAGGCCTTTTTCCAGATATTATCTCTCTTCAGACATCAGCGAACGCATACTCGAGAAAAACTCTATGaatgcagtgaatgtggaaaAGGCTTCTCCCAGAATTCAACCCTCAGCatacatcagagaattcatactggtgaGCGACAATACGTATGCGGCgaatgtgggaaggccttcacCCAAAAGTCAACCCTCAGCTTGCACCAGAGAATCCATTCAGGGGAGAAGTCCTATGTGTGTATCGAATGCGGCCAGGCCTTTATCCAGAGGGCACACCTGATCGTGCATCAGAGAAGTCACACGGGAGAGAAACCTTATCAGTGTCATAACTGTGGGAAATCCTTCATTTCCAAGTCACAACTCGACATACATCATCGAATCCATACCGGggagaaaccttatgaatgtagTGACTGTGGAAAAACCTTCACCCAAAAGTCACACCTCAATATACATCACAAAATTCACACTGGAGAAAGACACCACGTGTGCCAtgaatgtgggaaggccttcaaCCAGAAGTCAATACTCAGCATGCATCAGCGgattcacactggagagaagccttACAAATGCAGTGACTGTGGGAAAGCCTTTACTTCCAAGTCACAATTCAAAGAACATCAGCGAATTCACACCGGAGAGAAACCCTATATATGCCCTGcatgtgggaaggctttcaacggGCGGTCCAATTTCCATAAACATCAGCTGACCCACACTAGAGAGAGAACTTTTTCCTGTTACAAATGTGGGAACACCTTCATCCAGAAATCAGAGTTGACTGCTCATCAGAGAACTCACGttggagagaaaccttatgaatgcTGTGACTGTGGGAAAACCTTCAGTAAGAAACCACAACTCAAAGTGCATCAACGAATTCACACAGGAGAGAGACCTTATGTATGTTCTAAATGTGGGAACACCTTCAACAACAGATCAAATTTTAATAAACACCAAACAACTCATACCAGGGGTAAACCTCACAAAAGCAGTTATTCTGTGACAAGCTTTACGCAGAAATCAATTCCTAGTATGCATCAGCATATACATAAGTGA